In one window of Azotobacter salinestris DNA:
- a CDS encoding helix-turn-helix domain-containing protein — translation MSALKTIRKQTGVTQTQLAERVGLTQAAIGHYETGRRKPGLSECRRIVAALNSFGVDCCLADVFPEPIQEQDPAQSVA, via the coding sequence ATGAGCGCCTTGAAAACCATCCGCAAGCAGACGGGTGTAACTCAAACCCAACTGGCTGAGCGTGTGGGGCTTACTCAGGCCGCCATCGGTCACTACGAGACAGGTCGGCGTAAGCCTGGGCTGAGCGAATGCCGTCGCATCGTCGCGGCGCTGAATTCGTTCGGAGTTGACTGCTGCCTTGCAGACGTCTTTCCAGAGCCAATCCAAGAGCAGGACCCTGCTCAGTCGGTGGC